A portion of the Acidisoma sp. PAMC 29798 genome contains these proteins:
- a CDS encoding HepT-like ribonuclease domain-containing protein, which translates to MPDEPWADIRGMGNRLRHAYGRISLDVIWNTVRDRLPSLETSARRALKRLKADRE; encoded by the coding sequence ATGCCGGATGAACCCTGGGCTGACATTCGTGGAATGGGCAATCGTTTGCGGCATGCCTATGGCCGCATCAGCCTAGACGTGATCTGGAACACTGTCCGGGACCGGCTGCCGTCCCTGGAGACTTCTGCGAGACGGGCGCTGAAGCGCCTAAAAGCGGATCGCGAATAG
- a CDS encoding nucleotidyltransferase family protein yields the protein MDALKTQSLVEDVVSTLQAHESELRAAGIRRLSLFGSVARGEAAPDSDVDLVADLDPEAHIDLFQLTALERRIAALLGRPVDLQPEPIEKARLKANIERDRRIAF from the coding sequence ATGGACGCATTGAAGACCCAGTCGCTTGTCGAGGACGTCGTCTCCACTTTGCAGGCGCATGAGTCCGAACTGCGCGCCGCAGGTATCCGCCGCCTGTCGCTCTTTGGCTCTGTCGCTCGGGGTGAGGCCGCGCCTGACAGCGATGTCGATCTCGTTGCCGACCTGGATCCGGAGGCGCATATCGACTTGTTCCAATTGACGGCCTTGGAGCGCCGGATCGCTGCATTACTCGGCCGGCCTGTCGATCTGCAGCCAGAGCCCATCGAAAAGGCACGATTGAAGGCGAACATCGAACGAGATCGCCGGATTGCCTTCTGA
- a CDS encoding DUF2059 domain-containing protein, translating to MKTLATLALTIALATPAWADDVQPPLPAETLQLATQVVQAIGITQVANAAVGGLRIILVQTLAQRNHMAEDRVSAVVDQVLMPDLQAREPGFIAIVADDYGRAFTTDELQQILAFYQTPVGQKLQSATPALTQKMVLSGRAWVEQAGVAVLQADEAKLKAQGLSIQ from the coding sequence ATGAAGACGCTCGCCACCCTTGCGCTCACGATTGCCCTGGCAACGCCTGCCTGGGCGGATGATGTGCAGCCGCCACTGCCTGCGGAGACGCTGCAACTCGCAACCCAAGTGGTGCAGGCGATCGGCATCACGCAAGTCGCGAATGCCGCCGTCGGTGGTTTGCGGATCATCCTGGTGCAGACACTGGCCCAGCGGAACCACATGGCGGAAGATCGCGTGTCGGCGGTTGTCGATCAGGTGCTGATGCCGGATTTGCAAGCCCGCGAGCCGGGTTTCATTGCCATCGTCGCGGATGATTACGGCCGCGCCTTCACAACCGATGAATTGCAGCAGATCCTTGCCTTCTACCAGACGCCCGTCGGCCAGAAATTGCAGAGCGCCACGCCGGCGCTGACGCAGAAAATGGTGCTGTCGGGCCGCGCCTGGGTGGAACAGGCGGGCGTCGCGGTCTTGCAGGCGGATGAGGCCAAGCTCAAAGCCCAGGGCTTGAGCATACAGTGA
- a CDS encoding penicillin acylase family protein → MTDRTHRLPGLAEPAEIRVDRWGIPHIRAKSRRDVFLAQGFNAARDRLWQLDLWRKRGLGLLAADHGPGFLAQDRACRLFLYRGDMAAEWAAYGPEAQDTVTAFVQGINAFVALTEADPDQRPAEFTALGLSPARWQPEDVVRIRSHALASNLASEVARARLRQAGGDDQAEALRRHLSPDWTPMPVPDLTAPLPADLLNPYLMARADAGISAERRAATLAEAPAWSVMDEAGHVTSSDGEGSNNWVVSGTGTETGRPILASDPHRAYGTPSLRYLAHLTAPGLDVVGAGEPALPGISLGHNGSLAFSLTIFPADQEDLMVYETDPEDPTRYRYGDGWEAMTVVTETVPVHGEADQAVTLAFTRHGPVICEDAAHHRAYSVRSVWSEPGAAAYLGSLRYLDSKTAEAFTEALDHWKAPPVNQLYADTTGSIGWRAAAGLPRRPNWDGLNPVPGDGRYEWNGFHPGADLPASQNPAEGFIATANQMNLPADYPAAERRLGFEWNEPFRANRLHSLLSGTALMSTDISRRMQTDLASEPARRMLSVLADAGIAHPLFADWDMRITAGSAAAAFFEVWWSRHILPGVVETIAPAVAPLIGMGDEVAVLDTLEAVSPWREGLLRQTLAAAEEDCARLMGPNRIQWAWGRIHQLRFSHALGRVLPEICGRPPSVGPVPIGGSGTTVGLAEYRAGDFGIIFGASFRMVLDVGDWDRSMVINAPGQSGDPRSRHYDDLVPLWAAGDLVPMAYSEAAVEAVTVTRIHLIPG, encoded by the coding sequence ATGACCGACAGAACGCATCGCCTGCCGGGCCTGGCGGAGCCCGCCGAGATTCGCGTCGATCGCTGGGGCATTCCCCATATCCGCGCCAAGTCCCGGCGCGATGTCTTTCTCGCCCAAGGCTTCAACGCGGCGCGAGACCGGCTGTGGCAGCTCGACCTCTGGCGGAAACGCGGTCTCGGCCTGCTTGCCGCCGACCATGGCCCCGGCTTTCTGGCCCAGGATCGCGCCTGCCGCTTGTTCCTTTATCGCGGTGACATGGCCGCCGAATGGGCGGCCTATGGGCCAGAGGCGCAGGACACGGTCACCGCCTTCGTTCAGGGCATCAACGCTTTCGTGGCGCTCACCGAAGCCGATCCAGACCAGAGGCCGGCCGAGTTTACAGCGCTCGGCCTGTCCCCCGCGCGCTGGCAGCCGGAGGATGTGGTGCGTATTCGCAGCCATGCCCTGGCGAGCAATCTCGCCTCGGAAGTGGCGCGTGCGCGCCTGCGCCAGGCGGGTGGAGACGATCAGGCCGAGGCGCTGCGCCGCCACCTATCGCCGGACTGGACGCCGATGCCGGTGCCTGATCTCACGGCGCCGCTGCCGGCCGATCTTCTGAACCCGTATCTCATGGCGCGCGCCGATGCCGGCATTTCGGCAGAACGTCGCGCCGCGACACTGGCCGAAGCGCCCGCCTGGTCGGTGATGGACGAGGCCGGGCATGTCACCTCCTCCGACGGTGAAGGTTCCAACAACTGGGTCGTCTCCGGCACAGGCACCGAGACCGGGCGGCCGATCCTGGCGAGCGATCCGCATCGCGCCTATGGCACGCCCTCCCTCCGCTACCTCGCACATCTCACCGCGCCGGGCCTGGATGTCGTTGGCGCGGGGGAGCCCGCATTGCCCGGCATTTCCCTCGGCCATAACGGCAGCCTCGCCTTTTCGCTGACGATCTTCCCGGCCGACCAGGAAGACCTCATGGTCTATGAAACGGATCCGGAAGACCCGACGCGCTATCGCTATGGCGATGGCTGGGAAGCGATGACCGTTGTGACGGAAACGGTGCCTGTGCACGGCGAAGCGGATCAGGCGGTCACGCTCGCCTTCACGCGCCATGGCCCGGTGATCTGTGAGGACGCGGCGCATCACCGCGCCTATTCCGTGCGCAGCGTCTGGTCCGAGCCCGGGGCCGCCGCCTATCTCGGTAGCCTGCGGTATCTGGACAGCAAGACAGCAGAGGCCTTCACGGAAGCGCTCGATCATTGGAAGGCGCCGCCGGTCAATCAGCTTTATGCCGACACCACGGGCTCCATCGGCTGGCGCGCGGCCGCTGGCTTGCCGCGCCGCCCGAACTGGGACGGTCTGAACCCCGTGCCGGGTGACGGCCGTTATGAATGGAACGGCTTTCATCCCGGCGCAGACCTGCCCGCCAGCCAGAACCCGGCGGAAGGCTTCATCGCCACGGCCAATCAGATGAACCTGCCGGCCGATTACCCTGCCGCCGAGCGCCGCCTCGGCTTCGAATGGAACGAGCCGTTTCGCGCCAATCGGCTGCATAGCCTGCTGAGTGGGACTGCGCTCATGAGCACGGACATCTCGCGACGCATGCAGACGGATCTCGCGTCGGAGCCTGCGCGGCGCATGCTGTCGGTGCTTGCCGATGCCGGGATCGCGCACCCGCTCTTCGCAGACTGGGACATGCGCATCACGGCAGGCAGCGCCGCCGCCGCCTTCTTCGAGGTTTGGTGGAGCCGGCATATCCTGCCCGGCGTCGTCGAAACCATCGCCCCTGCGGTCGCCCCGCTCATTGGCATGGGCGATGAGGTGGCTGTTCTCGACACCCTGGAGGCAGTCTCACCCTGGCGGGAAGGGCTGCTGCGGCAAACCCTTGCGGCGGCGGAAGAGGATTGTGCTCGGCTGATGGGACCGAATCGGATCCAATGGGCCTGGGGACGCATTCACCAACTTCGCTTCAGCCATGCCCTCGGCCGGGTTTTGCCGGAGATCTGCGGACGACCGCCCAGTGTCGGGCCGGTCCCCATCGGGGGCTCGGGCACCACCGTGGGTCTCGCCGAATATCGCGCCGGCGACTTCGGCATCATCTTCGGCGCGTCTTTTCGCATGGTGCTGGATGTCGGCGATTGGGATCGCAGCATGGTCATCAATGCGCCGGGACAATCCGGCGACCCCAGGTCCCGGCATTACGATGACCTCGTGCCCCTTTGGGCTGCCGGCGATCTCGTGCCGATGGCTTATTCCGAGGCGGCTGTCGAAGCCGTCACCGTCACGCGCATTCACCTCATTCCGGGGTGA
- a CDS encoding NAD(P)-dependent oxidoreductase yields the protein MAERMLKFVHTPQKIPAKRAADLRVEDFDEIYRRFDPSRAAEQASRCSQCGIPFCSIHCPLGNHIPDWLRLTAEGRLEEAYELSSMTNSFPEICGRICPQDRLCEGNCVIEKGFESVTIGAVERYITDTAFEKGWVKPVRPNQERAESVAIIGAGPGGLAAAERLRRQGYQVHVYDRYDRPGGLMIYGIPGFKLEKDVVIRRWRFLEDCGVQFHLNAAIGSATGEGAISFADLRQQHAAVIIATGVYKARDIGGPGSGLGGIVPALDFLTASNRRGLNDVVPDFDSGLLNADGKRVVVIGGGDTAMDCVRTAVRQGATSVQCLYRRDRANMPGSMREVKNAEEEGVEFVWLSAPEAFLGDGQVTGVRAMRMHLGLPDTSGRQSVEPVPGSHFTLEADLVIKALGFDPEDMPRMFAEKGLEISRWGTLKVNHRSFMTPVPGVFAVGDIVRGASLVVWAIKDGQDAAAQVHDYIRLSAPVAVAAE from the coding sequence ATGGCCGAGCGCATGCTGAAGTTCGTACACACGCCGCAGAAGATCCCCGCAAAGCGCGCCGCCGACCTGCGCGTCGAGGATTTCGACGAGATTTACCGCCGCTTCGACCCCAGCCGCGCCGCCGAGCAGGCAAGCCGATGCAGCCAATGCGGCATCCCCTTCTGCTCCATCCATTGCCCATTAGGGAACCATATCCCTGACTGGCTGCGCCTGACGGCCGAGGGTCGGCTGGAGGAGGCTTACGAACTCTCCTCCATGACCAATTCCTTCCCCGAGATTTGCGGGCGTATCTGCCCGCAGGATCGGCTGTGCGAGGGCAATTGCGTCATCGAGAAGGGCTTCGAGAGCGTCACCATCGGCGCGGTCGAGCGCTATATCACCGACACCGCCTTCGAGAAGGGTTGGGTGAAGCCTGTGCGCCCGAACCAGGAGCGCGCGGAATCGGTCGCCATCATCGGTGCGGGTCCGGGTGGCCTGGCCGCCGCCGAGCGGCTGCGCCGCCAGGGCTATCAGGTCCATGTCTATGACCGCTACGACCGGCCCGGCGGGTTGATGATCTACGGCATTCCCGGTTTCAAGCTGGAGAAGGACGTGGTCATCCGCCGTTGGCGGTTTCTGGAAGACTGCGGCGTCCAGTTCCATCTCAACGCGGCCATCGGCAGCGCGACGGGCGAGGGCGCCATCTCCTTCGCCGACCTGCGGCAGCAGCATGCGGCGGTGATCATCGCCACGGGCGTCTATAAGGCACGCGACATCGGCGGTCCCGGCTCCGGCCTCGGCGGCATCGTGCCCGCGCTCGACTTCCTCACCGCGTCCAATCGGCGCGGCTTGAATGATGTTGTGCCGGACTTCGACTCTGGCCTGCTCAATGCCGACGGCAAGCGCGTCGTCGTCATCGGCGGCGGCGACACTGCGATGGATTGCGTGCGCACCGCCGTGCGCCAGGGCGCGACCTCGGTGCAATGCCTCTATCGCCGCGACCGTGCGAATATGCCGGGCTCGATGCGCGAAGTGAAGAATGCCGAGGAGGAGGGGGTCGAGTTCGTCTGGCTCTCCGCCCCCGAAGCCTTCCTGGGCGACGGGCAAGTCACTGGCGTGCGCGCGATGCGCATGCATCTCGGCTTGCCTGACACCTCTGGCCGGCAGTCGGTCGAGCCGGTGCCCGGTAGCCATTTCACGCTGGAGGCCGATCTCGTCATCAAGGCGCTTGGCTTCGACCCCGAGGATATGCCGCGCATGTTCGCAGAGAAGGGGCTGGAGATCAGCCGCTGGGGCACGCTGAAGGTCAACCACCGCAGCTTCATGACGCCGGTGCCCGGCGTCTTTGCGGTGGGGGACATCGTGCGCGGTGCGAGCCTCGTTGTCTGGGCCATCAAGGACGGGCAGGACGCGGCCGCCCAGGTGCATGACTATATCCGCCTCAGTGCCCCGGTCGCTGTGGCCGCCGAATGA
- the gltB gene encoding glutamate synthase large subunit, with translation MTEMSQNDMLETGGEFLRSWAKNAETLADTYSATQEHDACGVGMIAALDGKRRRDIVQAGIDALKAVWHRGAVDADGKTGDGAGIHIEIPQDFFAAAVERGGAMLRPGPIAVGQVFMPKTDLSAQERCRQIVETEILALGYQIYGWRQVPINVACIGEKANATRPEIEQIMLWNARGVPELEFERDLYVIRRRIEKQALASHVPELYFCSLSCRSIVYKGMFLAESLTEFYPDLLDPRFVSRFAIYHQRYSTNTFPTWRLAQPFRALAHNGEINTVQGNINWMKSHETRLSSVLLDDFMEDVKPVVQAQGSDTAALDNVFELMVRSGRDAPMVKAMMIPPSIGGTASMPETHRNMIEYCNAVMEPWDGPAAITATDGRWVVAGLDRNGLRPLRYTVTSHGMLVVGSETGMVKFDEAMIVEKGRVGPGQMIAVDLDQPRFYDNTSIMDMLAARNAYGEWAKRIVVIDDLVKTDIVEPVLLTTEALRRRQLAIGATLEEMETILQPMVDDANEATGSMGDDTPIAVLSEKYRGLHHYFRQNFSQVTNPPIDSLRETRVMSIKTRLGNLGNVLDEDEHQFDIMQLNSPILSTGEFFAMREKLGASVVDVDATFDAAEGDSGLRNALDRIRREAEEAVRAGATHLVVSDEAVGPERAPIPMILATGAVHTHLVRHSLRTFTSLNIRSAECLDVHYAAVLVGVGATTVNPYLAQESIVDRHRRGLFGDMSVKTAIGRYKKAIDKGLLKIMAKMGISVISSYRGGYNFEAIGLSRALVGEFFPGMQSRISGIGLAGIARKVLELHKIAWAQDVMTLPVGGVYKMRRGGEAHAFDGSLVHVLQTAVATDSYATFRRYSEAVRKLPPVALRDLLDFRMDGLTPIPVDDVESITEIRKRLIAPGISLGALGPEAHETLSIAMNRIGARSDSGEGGEDPERSKPRANGDNASSAIKQIASGRFGVTADYLNNCREIEIKVAQGAKPGEGGQLPGFKVTELIGKLRHSTPGVMLISPPPHHDIYSIEDLAQLIYDLKQINPEASVCVKLVSRSGIGTIAAGVAKAKADAILISGHSGGTGASALTSVKYAGLPWEMGLSEAHQVLMLNRLRHRVKLRTDGGLKTGRDVIIAAMLGAEEFGIGTASLVAMGCIMVRQCHSNTCPVGVCTQDETLRAKFEGTPEKVINLFSFIAEEVRETLAKLGFRSLTDIIGRTDLLQQVSRGSDLLDDLDLNPILAQADPGPYPRYCTLTERNPVPETLDAQMIADAAPFFERREKMQLQYNIRNTHRAIGTKFSSLIVRRFGTTSLVAGHASVRLRGSAGQSLGAFAVQGLKLEVIGDANDYVGKGLSGATIVVRPAPSSKMRSNANTIIGNTCLYGATSGQLFAAGQAGERFAVRNSGATAVVEGCGSNACEYMTGGTVVVLGGFGDNFGAGFTGGMAFLHDPDNGFESKVNPETVTWQRVSSAYWESKLRGLIERHVQETSSRYAAMLLHNWGQTLGDFWQVVPKDYVKLLPHALTDEKVQARA, from the coding sequence ATGACCGAGATGTCACAGAACGACATGCTGGAGACCGGCGGCGAATTTCTCCGCTCCTGGGCGAAGAACGCCGAGACGCTGGCCGATACCTATTCCGCGACGCAGGAGCATGATGCCTGTGGCGTTGGCATGATCGCGGCGCTGGACGGCAAGCGCCGGCGCGACATCGTGCAGGCTGGCATCGACGCGCTGAAGGCGGTGTGGCATCGCGGCGCGGTGGACGCGGATGGCAAAACCGGTGACGGCGCCGGCATCCATATCGAAATTCCGCAGGATTTCTTCGCCGCCGCTGTCGAGCGAGGGGGCGCCATGCTGCGCCCCGGCCCGATCGCGGTCGGCCAGGTCTTCATGCCCAAGACCGATCTCAGCGCGCAGGAGCGGTGCCGCCAGATCGTGGAAACCGAGATCCTGGCGCTCGGGTACCAGATCTATGGCTGGCGTCAGGTGCCGATCAATGTCGCCTGCATCGGTGAGAAGGCCAATGCGACCCGGCCCGAAATCGAGCAGATAATGTTGTGGAATGCGCGGGGCGTGCCGGAGCTGGAGTTCGAGCGGGATCTCTATGTCATCCGTCGCCGGATCGAAAAGCAGGCGCTCGCCTCGCATGTGCCGGAGCTGTATTTCTGTTCCTTGTCCTGCCGCTCGATCGTCTACAAAGGCATGTTCCTGGCCGAGAGCTTGACCGAGTTCTATCCGGATCTGCTCGACCCGCGCTTTGTCTCGCGCTTCGCGATCTATCACCAGCGCTACTCGACCAATACCTTCCCGACCTGGCGTCTGGCGCAGCCCTTCCGGGCGCTGGCGCATAATGGTGAGATCAACACCGTCCAGGGCAATATCAACTGGATGAAGAGCCACGAGACGCGGTTGTCCTCCGTGCTGCTCGACGACTTCATGGAAGACGTCAAGCCCGTCGTGCAGGCCCAGGGGTCAGACACCGCCGCCCTCGACAATGTCTTCGAGCTGATGGTCCGCTCCGGCCGCGATGCCCCGATGGTCAAGGCGATGATGATCCCGCCCTCGATCGGCGGCACCGCTTCGATGCCCGAGACGCATCGCAACATGATCGAATATTGCAATGCCGTGATGGAGCCTTGGGATGGCCCCGCCGCCATCACCGCGACCGATGGCCGCTGGGTGGTCGCGGGCCTCGACCGCAATGGCCTGCGCCCGCTGCGCTACACTGTCACCAGCCACGGCATGCTCGTGGTGGGGTCCGAGACCGGCATGGTGAAGTTCGACGAAGCCATGATCGTCGAAAAGGGCCGCGTCGGCCCCGGGCAGATGATCGCCGTCGATCTCGATCAGCCGCGTTTCTATGACAATACATCGATCATGGACATGCTGGCGGCGCGCAACGCCTACGGCGAATGGGCGAAGCGCATCGTCGTCATCGATGATCTCGTGAAGACCGATATCGTCGAGCCCGTGCTGCTGACCACCGAAGCGCTGCGGCGGCGGCAACTCGCCATCGGCGCCACGTTGGAGGAGATGGAGACTATCCTTCAGCCGATGGTCGATGATGCAAACGAAGCGACCGGAAGCATGGGCGATGACACGCCCATCGCCGTGCTGTCCGAGAAGTATCGCGGCTTGCATCACTACTTCCGCCAGAACTTCAGCCAGGTGACCAATCCACCGATCGACAGTCTGCGCGAAACGCGCGTGATGTCGATCAAGACGCGCCTTGGCAATCTCGGCAATGTGCTCGACGAGGATGAGCATCAGTTCGACATCATGCAGTTGAACAGCCCGATTTTGTCGACGGGTGAGTTCTTCGCGATGCGCGAGAAGCTGGGTGCCTCGGTGGTGGATGTCGATGCGACCTTCGACGCCGCCGAGGGCGATAGCGGCCTACGCAATGCGCTGGACCGTATTCGCCGCGAGGCGGAGGAAGCGGTGCGTGCCGGCGCCACGCATCTTGTGGTGAGTGATGAAGCCGTCGGCCCCGAGCGCGCCCCAATTCCGATGATCCTGGCGACGGGTGCGGTGCATACGCATCTGGTGCGGCATTCGCTGCGCACCTTCACTAGCCTCAATATCCGCTCGGCCGAATGCCTGGATGTGCATTACGCCGCCGTGCTGGTGGGCGTGGGTGCGACCACGGTCAACCCGTATCTGGCGCAGGAATCCATCGTCGATCGTCACCGGCGCGGGCTGTTCGGCGATATGAGCGTGAAGACCGCCATCGGACGCTACAAGAAGGCGATCGACAAGGGTCTGCTCAAGATCATGGCGAAGATGGGCATCAGCGTCATCTCCTCCTATCGTGGCGGCTATAATTTCGAGGCGATCGGCCTGTCCCGCGCTTTGGTGGGGGAGTTCTTTCCCGGCATGCAGTCGCGCATCTCCGGCATCGGCCTCGCCGGCATCGCCCGCAAAGTGCTTGAACTACACAAGATCGCCTGGGCGCAGGATGTCATGACGCTGCCGGTCGGCGGCGTCTATAAGATGCGGCGCGGCGGCGAGGCGCATGCCTTCGACGGCAGCCTCGTGCATGTCTTGCAAACCGCGGTCGCGACCGACAGCTACGCGACCTTCCGCCGCTATTCGGAAGCGGTGCGCAAGCTGCCGCCGGTGGCGCTGCGCGATCTGCTCGATTTCCGCATGGATGGGCTGACGCCGATCCCGGTCGATGATGTCGAGAGCATCACGGAAATTCGCAAGCGCCTGATCGCACCCGGCATTTCCCTGGGGGCCTTGGGGCCAGAGGCGCATGAGACCCTGTCCATCGCCATGAACCGCATCGGCGCGCGGTCCGACAGCGGTGAAGGCGGTGAAGACCCCGAGCGCTCGAAGCCACGCGCCAATGGTGACAACGCATCCTCGGCGATCAAGCAGATCGCGTCGGGTCGTTTTGGCGTCACGGCCGATTACCTGAACAACTGCCGCGAGATCGAGATCAAGGTGGCGCAGGGTGCCAAGCCCGGTGAGGGCGGGCAGTTGCCCGGCTTCAAGGTCACGGAACTGATCGGCAAGCTGCGCCATTCCACGCCGGGCGTGATGCTGATCAGCCCGCCGCCGCATCACGACATTTACTCGATCGAGGATCTGGCCCAGCTCATCTACGATCTCAAGCAGATCAACCCCGAGGCCAGTGTCTGCGTGAAGCTGGTGTCTCGCTCCGGCATCGGCACCATCGCGGCCGGCGTCGCCAAGGCAAAGGCGGATGCGATCCTGATTTCGGGTCATTCCGGCGGCACCGGCGCGAGCGCCTTGACCAGCGTGAAATATGCTGGCCTGCCGTGGGAAATGGGCCTGTCGGAAGCGCATCAGGTGCTGATGCTCAACCGCCTACGCCACCGCGTGAAGTTGCGCACGGATGGCGGCTTGAAGACCGGTCGCGACGTCATCATCGCCGCCATGCTCGGCGCAGAGGAATTCGGCATCGGCACCGCGAGCCTCGTCGCCATGGGCTGCATCATGGTGCGGCAGTGCCATTCCAACACCTGCCCGGTGGGCGTGTGCACGCAGGACGAGACGCTGCGCGCCAAGTTCGAAGGCACGCCCGAGAAGGTCATCAACCTCTTCTCCTTCATCGCGGAAGAGGTGCGGGAGACCCTGGCGAAGCTCGGCTTCCGCAGCCTGACGGACATCATCGGCCGCACCGATCTGCTGCAACAGGTCAGCCGTGGCAGCGATCTGCTGGATGACCTCGATCTCAACCCGATCCTGGCGCAGGCCGACCCCGGACCCTATCCTCGCTATTGCACGCTGACGGAACGCAATCCGGTGCCCGAGACGCTGGACGCACAGATGATTGCCGATGCCGCGCCCTTCTTCGAGCGGCGTGAGAAGATGCAGTTGCAGTACAACATCCGCAACACGCATCGCGCGATCGGGACGAAGTTCTCCTCCCTCATCGTGCGGCGCTTTGGCACCACCAGCCTCGTCGCCGGTCATGCGAGCGTGCGGCTGCGTGGTTCGGCCGGGCAGTCACTCGGCGCCTTCGCGGTGCAGGGGCTGAAGCTGGAAGTGATCGGTGACGCCAACGACTATGTCGGCAAGGGGCTGTCGGGTGCCACCATCGTGGTGCGGCCCGCGCCATCCTCCAAGATGCGTAGCAATGCCAATACGATCATCGGCAATACCTGTCTCTATGGTGCGACATCGGGCCAGTTGTTTGCGGCGGGGCAGGCGGGTGAGCGGTTCGCCGTGCGCAACTCGGGTGCGACCGCCGTCGTTGAAGGCTGTGGCTCCAACGCCTGCGAATACATGACGGGCGGCACGGTGGTGGTTCTCGGCGGCTTCGGTGATAATTTCGGCGCTGGCTTCACCGGCGGCATGGCCTTCCTGCATGACCCCGACAACGGGTTCGAAAGCAAGGTCAACCCCGAGACCGTGACCTGGCAACGTGTGAGTTCCGCCTATTGGGAAAGCAAGCTGCGCGGCTTGATTGAGCGTCACGTGCAGGAAACCTCCAGCCGTTACGCCGCCATGCTGCTCCATAACTGGGGGCAGACGCTGGGCGACTTTTGGCAGGTCGTGCCGAAGGATTACGTCAAGCTTCTGCCGCATGCGCTGACAGATGAGAAGGTGCAGGCGCGCGCTTAA
- the ydiK gene encoding AI-2E family transporter YdiK: MAGVGDSQAEQNREHQARDLTRMLLLVLFIGGLTLCTLWVVRPFLPATIWASTIVVATWPLLLRVQKLLGGSRGLAVTVMTLLVLVLFVVPFWLAVSTILAHSDSLVGLAKSALAFRVPPVPHWVAGLPMIGPKAAELWSDVQDAGITKMLPRVAPYAGSAAQWFLISLGSFGRLLVQFLLTVIVVAIINLHGEAGARVAIRFGDRLGGVRGQQMVVLAARAIRAVALGVMVTSLVDAAIGGIGLWIAGVPLAPVLTAVMFIVCVAQAGPGVVLIPAVIWMYVFDSATMATVLLAFTLFAIFIDNFLRPMLIKKEANLPMLLVLVGVLGGLVAFGLIGLFIGPAVLAVSYTLGHAWIADDQPAVVVMDAPAIGAKSS; encoded by the coding sequence GTGGCGGGGGTCGGCGACAGCCAGGCCGAACAAAATCGGGAGCATCAGGCGCGTGACCTCACGCGCATGTTGCTTCTGGTGCTGTTCATCGGTGGCCTGACGCTCTGCACGCTTTGGGTCGTGCGGCCCTTCCTGCCGGCGACGATCTGGGCCTCCACCATTGTCGTGGCAACCTGGCCCTTGCTGCTGCGCGTGCAGAAATTGCTCGGTGGCAGTCGCGGTCTGGCGGTTACGGTGATGACCTTGCTGGTACTGGTCCTGTTCGTGGTGCCCTTCTGGCTCGCCGTCAGCACAATCCTCGCCCATTCCGACAGCCTCGTCGGCCTCGCGAAATCCGCACTGGCCTTTCGTGTCCCGCCGGTGCCGCACTGGGTGGCAGGCTTGCCGATGATCGGCCCCAAGGCCGCGGAGCTTTGGAGCGATGTGCAGGATGCCGGCATCACCAAAATGCTGCCGCGCGTGGCGCCCTATGCCGGCTCGGCGGCACAATGGTTCCTGATTTCTCTCGGCAGCTTCGGGCGGTTGCTGGTGCAATTCCTGCTCACCGTCATTGTGGTGGCCATCATCAACCTGCATGGCGAGGCTGGCGCCCGTGTCGCCATTCGCTTCGGTGACCGGCTCGGTGGCGTGCGCGGCCAGCAGATGGTGGTGCTCGCGGCACGCGCCATTCGGGCCGTGGCGCTGGGTGTGATGGTAACGTCGCTGGTCGATGCGGCAATCGGCGGCATCGGGCTATGGATCGCGGGCGTGCCGCTGGCGCCGGTGCTCACCGCCGTGATGTTCATCGTCTGCGTCGCGCAAGCGGGTCCCGGTGTCGTGCTGATCCCCGCCGTGATCTGGATGTATGTCTTCGACAGCGCGACCATGGCGACGGTGCTGCTCGCCTTCACCCTGTTCGCCATCTTCATCGACAATTTCTTGCGTCCGATGCTGATCAAGAAAGAAGCCAATCTGCCGATGCTTCTCGTGCTGGTCGGCGTGTTGGGTGGCCTGGTCGCCTTCGGCCTCATCGGTTTGTTCATCGGTCCGGCTGTGCTCGCCGTGAGTTACACGCTCGGCCATGCCTGGATCGCCGACGACCAGCCGGCCGTTGTCGTGATGGACGCTCCTGCGATTGGTGCGAAGAGTTCTTGA